GAAAGCCAAGCCATCAAGTACCGGGAACTGGTGCGAGCGATCCCGAAATGGCTCGCGCCAGTGTTTCGCCTGTTCATTCTTGAGGACTGTGTTCCGAAGGTCGTGCTCCCCGCCCCACCGATCAGCCGTGGCGGTTCTTTGTCACCGCCAATCACCAGCAAGTGTGAATGCGGCCCACGCGAAGGCAAAGACCGGATCGTCGGGGCCAACCGGAGTGTCTTCGGGAACCAACCCCGAACGCAACCGTTTCTGAAATTTCTCGTCGGTTGCAATTTGCTTCTGAAGCCACAACTGTGCCTCGCGTAATGCCCGTGCGCGGCCCATTGGCGCGACCTTCTTTCCGTCCCGTTCGCACCCCCACAGGTTTTCGTGGAAGCGGATCATGAGCAACTGAGTCGCCTCGTCGGGTACGTTCCACAAGCTTCCAATCACGGTTCTTGCCCCCGCCAGCGCGAAGGCCCGTTGCAACCCGAAGACGCCTTCACCCGCCTGCGGCTGTCCCAAACCCGTGCCACACGCACTTAAGACGACGAGTTCCGTACGTTCCAGATCAAGATCCCCCACTTCCAGAGCGGTCAGGAATGCGTTTCCCGCGCCGACCGTTTTCGACCAGTTCGCGCCTGCGAAGATGAGACCACTCCTCAAGCCCGACTGCTGGTCGAGTGCCGTTTCTGGGTGCAACCATCGAACGACGGGATCTCTTTTTCCCGTGCGGGCAGGCTCCCCTTTTGGTGCTTCAAGATAGAATCCGTGCGTGCCAATCAGGACGTATTGTTTGCCCGGAAGTGATTTGACGACGGACGGCTTATCCGCTGCGCTGCCTCGGAGCAATTCCACGGTCTCGCTGCGGAACGCTCGCTCGAATGTAGTCCGAACGGCTTCGATCTCCTTGAGGGTGCCCGGCAAGGTCACGAATCGGCGAACCAGTTCGCCCCTGGATTTCGGTCCGGGCCCCTGGTCGTAGTCGATACCACCCACGAGTAGTGCTTTAGGGTCCCCAACGAGTCTTGGGTTATTCTTGAGTAGAGTCGGAAGATGCTGGGGAACGGCGACGTGGGCAAACATATAGTGTTCTAGAAGAATCTTCCCGTCGTTCCCCTTGAGTGTTTGTAAGGGGAAACCGGCGAGAGGTCCGTCGGGCGACACCAACACGACTGGAACCGCACCGATGGGGGCTTTCAGATTCTCCAGCTGCGGCGCCAGTTTGTCCCAGACCAGTTTCTGGAGTTCGACGGCTGGGTCTGCCTGGTTGGCCCCAAGGCGATACCCGCGCCCGTAACTGGCACGCCACACCTCGACCTGTTTGGAGATTATCTCGCATTTCCCCAAGGGAACGACAACAACCTCGCGATCGCGATCCACGATGAATGCCACCAAACGCTTCTCCTCCTCTCCCTTATGATTGGGTTTCAGGTCCGGGACCGAGCGGTGTGTGTACTCGAAGAAATCGATCAGCACCGTACCAGGCGGCAAACTTTTCTGGAGATCGGCAACTGTGACTTGACTTTGGAGGATGAATTCCCGATAGGCCGGGCTTGTGGCGAGGAGTTGTTGCTCTAGTCCTTAAACAAGCGAGGGCGATTGCGATCACGATGTAGGCAGTGTCGCTCTGGTAAATTGCATATCATCTCTGGCCCCACTCATGAGAGTGGGCTTCTTCATTGTTATATCTCCTTCAACAACCCGAGTATTCAGCCTCCGTTTCGCGCGATCGCTTTCGGCGCCGTTGCGGATCGGGACATCCAGATCCCGACTTCGGGTTGCCAGGCCTCAACAGTTCAACGTCTCGACCAGTCGGAAGAAGACCCGTAAATGAGGGTTCCAACTCAACAGACGATAAACTAGCTTGCGGCCCGTCCGGAGAACCTGGCACGGCAGCCCGACGAATGCGTGGACGAAACTCCGGAACTCCAAACCCAACACCCACCGCTTCTCCTGACGATACTTGTCTCGCCAGCGGCCCGGCGGTTCCGGCAACGACAACGCCCACCACGCCTTCACGTTCCAGCCCAGTGCCGTCATCACCATGTACGCCCAGTTGCTTTCCAGCGTGTCCACCGGCGCCCGCAACGCCCGCACGCCGCTCTTCAACTGGGCGTGCAGGTTCTCCTGGTGGCACCGGTCGTTGGCCGAGAACACAATCGCGTCCGCCGACCACTCCCGCTCGTTGGTGATGTAAAAGAAGTAACGCACGTCATCGAACAGCGCCGCCTCGCCTTTCGCGCGGGTGATGTTCTTGCGGATCACCACCATCCGGTACTTCTGGCGGCAGGCGGTGGGCCGATACTCGAACTCGGCGATGTCCTCCGCGTCCAAACGGAGCGTCTCGTACTCCCGCTCCGTCACGATCCTGGCCTTGACGTTTTCCGGCGTCCGCCGCGGTTGCGTGTTCACGTGGTAACGGGCGGGGCGGGTCAGCCGCCGCCACGCGTGGTCCGGGAGTTCCTCGGCTTTCCGCACCAGAGTGGACACGGCATCGTAGCCGAAAAGGAACCGCGTCTTGTGGATGGCGTTCCAGCCATCCAGATACTGGGTCTGCGAGAAATCGGTGTCGCCCCGCAAGAGGACCGTGCGAAAACCGGCCTCGAGGCACAACACCAGCGAGCGGTTGACTTCCCGGGCCGCGCCCTCGTGCGACGGGCGATTCCCCGGACGATTCACGATGCTGAGGACCTCCCCGGTCTCGGCCAGCGAAACGACCAGCGGGTGATAACCCCAGGTGCCGTCGTAGGCGATGTCCATCCCGTCCTTGCACGGACCGGTGGTCCCGACGAGGGTACCGTCCATGTCGATCGTCGCGCAGTCGAAGAACGACTCGGGTTGCTCGGCCCAGACGCGCCGGCGAACCTCGTTAATCGCGTCGATCAGCGCTTCGACGTCGGACGCCAAGAAGCGGCGGCAGAAGTCGCCGGCGGTGGTGGGGTCGGGGATGCGTCGCGCGTCCAGGGCGTTGAGGAAGGTCTCGTCGTTGCGGAGGAGTTCGAGGTCTTGAAGGCAGGTGCCGCCGCAGAGCGGGTTGTAGGCGAGGGTGAGGACGTGATCGGATTCGTGATACGGGACGTGGAATTTGAGCAGATGAAGTTTTTGGTCGATGGTCTTGGCGAGCCCGAATCGTTGACCCAGCGCGTGGATGAGGCCGATGCCACCGCAGTGGATGGCCTGGGCTTTGTCGGAGACCTCATAGTGGATGTTGCGGGCTTTGAGCACGGGCTCGGGGCTGAGCGGATTGCGCGTTTGATCGAGTCGGCGAGCGATGCGGGCCTTGCCTTTTTGGAACCAGCGGCGGAAGATAGGTTTCACTTGAAATCCTTCGTGTTTTCCGGTGGTTGTGGACTCTGCAACCCTACAAACACCGGAAAACACGAAGGATTTCAAGCTTTTCGTTTTTCTCCAACGTCAATTTGCCAATGGCGACGCTTGGTTAAGGCCTAATTCCAAAAGAGATTTATTTTGAATCGCTCACCGAGTTGATTCGGGAACAGGGGAAGTCAGTCAGTTACGACGAGTTCATGAGTTGGCAAAGTGGTGCTGGGTTACACGAAAAAATAATGTTCTCAAAACGCGTGGAGCGCTGGCTGGAAAGCCTTGATGTGATTATTCCCGGCAAGGCTACAATAATGGAAAAGGGAGTTGAAAAAGTTAATGTTGCGGACATCAAAACTGAACCATTGCTTGCTTTGGTAGGCTACATTTCCGTGCTTTTGGGCGGAAAATAACGTCTGACTATTTTCTTTCGAGTTGGTTATTTCCTTAACGGTCTGGAGCCAAACAGCTTGATAAACCATTATCCGTTTGCCAAGAGTAAAGAGATCGCCATGAGCTTGAACGACGAACTGAAGGCCCGCGTCACCGCCGCAATGAAGGGTGGAGACACGTTGACCCGTGATACGTTGCGGACCGTCTTGGGAGAGGCCCAGATGGATGCCCTTCGGCGCAAGGGTGAGATCACCGACGACTCCATCCTCGGAGTCGTTCGGAAGGCGGTCGCCGGTCTCAAGGAAACGATTCCGCTGGCCAAGAAGGACGGGCGGGACACGACTCACCAGGAGGCCGAGTTGGGTCTGCTGGAGGCTCTTCTGCCCAAGGTGTGGGAGCGGGATGCCATCGCCACCGCACTCGCAGCACTCCGTGAAGAACTCCGTGCGGCCAAGAGCGACGGACAGGCGATAGGGGTCGCCATGAAAGCCCTCAAAGCACTTGGGGCGGCGACCAACCCGGACGATGTGAAGGCGGTTGTCAGCGCGGCGCGGGCTTAACCCTGGAGGAGTTCATGTCAACCGATACCCCCAAAAGCCTCCGCGAGCATGTGCTCTACCTACTTCAAGGCGGTGGCGCGCACCTCTCGTTCGATAAAGCGGTTGAAGGCGTCCCGCCGCACCTTCGGGGGGCGAAGGTCGAGCCCGTTCCTCACACCCCGTGGCGGCTCCTCGAACACCTTCGCATCGCCCAGTGGGACATCCTTCAGTTCACCATCGACCTGAACCATAAGTCGCCGGATTGGCCCGCCGGGTATTGGCCGAATGGAGATGCACCACCCGATGATGTGGCCTGGGACCGTGCCGTGGAGGCCTATCGGGCGGACAACCAAGCGATGCAAACACTGGTGGCAGATCCGGCGACCGATTTGTTCGCCCGCATCCCGCACGGGGACGGCCAGACGGTACTGCGGGAAGCCTTGCTTGTGGCCGACCACGCCGCGTACCACCTTGGCCAACTTGTCGTCGTTCGCCGGCTTCTGGGGTGCTGGCCCGAGGACGCGTGAGGGCCGACTCTGACGACTTCCTTGGAGCTGACTTGGTGATTCAGCACAGTTCTTTTAGAACTGAACGCTTGGGACGTGGGAAGGGCTTGCACTTTCATCCCTAGAGTGCCAAACCCATCCCTCATTTCCCTGCTCACGTCCTCAAAGAAGCCATCATTCGTCCTTCGGCGGCGTGAAGTCCGCGATCCACAACTGCGTCGGACTGCGGCCGTCGCGGCTGCTGGTCCACATCACCTTCTTGTAATCGGGCGAGAACACCGGCAGCACGTCCTGGCCCGGGGCAAAGGTGACGCGGGCCGTTTTACCGCTGTCGATATTCATCCAGTAAAGGTCGTAGTTCGGCCTGGCTGTTTCGTCCGAGTGGTCGGCGGCGGTGTAGATGATGTGCTTGCCGTCCTTGTACCAGAACGGCGCCCAGTACACCCACTTGTCGTTGTTCGTCAGCGCCCGCTCGCCGGTGCCGTCCGCGTTGATGACGTAGAGTTGCAGCCGGTCTTTTTCCTTGCGGTCCGAGCGGAAGACGATCTTCGTCCCGTCCGGGCTGAAGAATGGGCCGCCGTTGTAGCAGTTCAGTGCGGTCGTGATCTGCTTGGCGCCGGTGCCGTCCGCGTTCATCGTGTAGATTTGCACGTTCCCGGCGGACCCGGAGCTGTACACGATCCGCTTTCCGTCGGCCGAGTAGCTGCCCTCGGCGGTGTACACCTTGGAGTCCGGCGTCAGGCACTTGAGGTCGGTGCCGTCCGGGTTCGCCTCGTAGATCTTCATGTACTTGTCGAAGTCCCACGAGTACCGTCGGCGGACGCCCTTCTTGCGGTCCTCCTCGCGCTGCCGGAACTCGGCTTCCTGGTGGGCTTTCACGTCCGGGTCTTCGTGGCTGGACGCGAAAATCACCCGCTTGCCGTCCGGGCGGAAGTACGAACAGGTCGTCCGCCCGAGGCCCGGGCTAATCTTTCGGAACGCCCCGGTTTCGAGATTTTGCACGAAGATCTGGTAAAACGGGTTGCCGGTCCCCGCCTCCTCGGCCTGGAAGATCACTTGCTTTCCGTCCGGCGAGAAGTACCCTTCGCCCGCGCGGACGAAGCCGGTCGTGACCTGCTTGATGTTCGCGAGGTGGGCGGCCTCTTTTTGCGCCCAGTCCGGGGCTTGCGCCGGGTCGGCGCCGGGAACCAGGGCGAGGGCGAGAAACAACGGGGTCATCGGAAACCTCGGGAGGTGGGAATTCGGGGGTGGCAGCGCGAACCTTGCCCGGGTTAATTTATCAGAATGGTGTGCGTTTACCCCGGTCCAGGTGGGGCTGGCATGCGACCGGCCGACGAACTCCCGATTCCGTGCGAGCTGTGCCTTCGGGGCTTCACCCGCCGGCAACTCACGCAGCACCACGGCAAGCCGAAATCCAAAGGCGGCACCCGCGAGCATGTCGAATTGCTCTGTTCGCAGTGCCACACCATGGTTCACGCGACGTTCACGAATGCGACCCTGGCGGCGCTGTACCCGACCGCCGAGCAACTTCGTGGGGCGCCGGAACTGGCCCCGTTCCTGAAGTGGGTTCGCAAACAACCCGCGTCCCGGCGGAAAGCCAACAAGCCGCGCCGCAAGAAGGTCTAGGCCGCCCGTGCAATTACCGCCCGCTCCGGTCGTCCGCCCCATTCCCATCGCCCTCCTGGTCGCGGCCGCCGCCCTGCCGGCCGCGTTTACCCTCGCGCCGGCCCTCGACCACGATACGTGGTGGCACATCAAGGTCGGCGAACTCGTCTGCACCAGCGGCACCGTCCCGTCAACCGACCCGTTCTCTCGCCTGGGCCGAGAGCAGCCGACGCCATGGGTGGCATACAGCTGGCTCTACGACATCGGGATTTACCAGGTGTATGCCCATTTCGGCGCGGCCGGGATATTGTGGGTGCGCGCCGCGCTCGGTGCGCTTTCGACGGCAGCGGTGCTGGGCCTCGCGGTCCGCCGCGGCGTGACCACCACGGCGTTGATTGCGGCAGGCATGGCCGCCGTCACTCTGATGCCGCTCATGCGCGAGCGGCCGTGGCATTTCAGCATCGCGTTCACTGCCGTGACGGCGGCTGTCGCGCAGGATTTGCGCGGGGGCGGATCGGTCCGCCGGGCCATGTGGCTGCCGCTCCTGTTCGCGCTTTGGGCGAACCTTCACATCCAATTCCAGTAGTTCAAAATCCCCGTGAGTGAAACCCTTTATTCTTTAAACAGTTATGTTCGCGTATCAGAAAGCGTTTCGTTGTCGTTATTTCCTTGAGCAAGTACGGCCAACATCCACCTGAACTGGAATCGTTTCGATGCCGCTTGCACTCGCGGGTGCCTGTCCTCCCCGAACCAGAGCGCCTGAAACCACACCCAAAGGTTTCGCAGCAACAGGGCCAGACCCACGAAGAACGATCGCAGGATCGGGTTCCGGGTACTGGTCCGGATTCGCGCCTGACCGAGTTGCCGATAGCTGCTTTCGATCCCGAACCGTGTGCGATACGCGTCACGCACGTCCCTCGGTGCACCCGACACACGCCAGCTGGCGAATACCAACGTCTTGGCCCGCCGCTTGTTCGTCCGGTGGTGGCGGTAGCTCTTGTAACTCACACAGACCCTCACGGTCACCTCCTCACCCTTGTGACGGTGCGTGTGACGATACCAGCCGGCGGGCTTGCGCCGGAACATCCGCCATCCCGTGGACTTCTTCCCGCGACGCGGCTTCCGCCCGCGCATCACCACGGGCATCAGGAAGGGACAGTTGCGCTCCTGGAGAAACTGCATCACGGCGACGCTGAAAAACCCCCGATCCAGAAGCAGTTTGCGAATCCTCACGCCGCTGTTCCCGACCTCGGTCAGGAGTCGTTGCAGAACCTCGACCGTCGAGTCTTCCGCCCGGACCCACGTGTACGCCAGGGTATACCTGTGCCCATGATGAATCAGACAGGCGGTGGCGTAGGTAAAAAACGTGGTCGTCCCCGAGCGTGGCTTGTTGCCCCGGACGTGATTCTTGGGACCGTGTCCGTGATACGGAATTTCGTGGTAATCGATCGCCAGATCCCGAGACCGGCGGCGCGTGTTCGGCGGCAGCGGTTCGCGCAAGGCGTGGTTCAGCTTGGCTTCGAGCGGCTTGCGCTGTTTGGGCAGACGCGACTTCAATTCGCTGCGCGCCGTCTGATCGGAGATCGTACCCAGACGAAGGCAGGCCCCGAACAACGAGATGATGTTGGCCGCAGCCGTCAACACGACCTGGAGCAGAACCGGCGCAGAACATTTGCGCGAACTCGATGGTCTGAAGATCGGAGAGATCAGTTCCGCAGCCCGATCTTGAATTTGCCGGGAACACAGTTTAGGCTTCTTGGCAGAACGCATGTTTCGCCACTCCATGGCTAGGTCGTGCTAACCCACTATGGAGCCGAAACATGCGTTTTTTTCAAGACCACCTCCAATTTTGAACTACTGAATTCGTATTCGGCTGGTTAGTCCTCGGACTCGCGTGTTTGTTCCCCGGCCGGGCGAAGCGGTGGCCGCTCGTCGCGCTGGCCGCGGCGTGCGTGGCAGGCGTCGCGGTGAACCCGTACCACGTCCGGCTGTTCGGCGTGGTGTGGGAGTACGCGACACAGACCGGGCCGTTGCGGGGCGTGCAGGAACTTGCCCCGCCGGATCCGGCCGCGCCGTGGGCGTGGGTCGCCGGCGCGTTGCTCGCGTGGGCGGGGGTTGTCGTCGTCCGCCGGCGACCTGTCGACGGGTTCGCGATCGCGCTGCTTGTTGGCGGATTGTTTTTCTCGTTGCGCATGCGCCGCGATGTCTGGTTCGCGAGCGTGGTCGCGCTAACTGTTCTGAGAGATTCGGGTGAAGTGATCGGCCCTCGGATGAGAACGCTCGCCGTCGTCGGCATCGTGGCCGCGACGTTCCTGGCACTACATGCGATCCAACTGGCCGGGCTCGGGCCGCCGGCCGACCCGGGCGCGGCGAACACTGAGATTTACCCGTCCGGGCGGCGGAATATGTTCGCTCGCGCGACCTGCCGGGGCCGCTGTTCAATTCGTTCGACTGGGGTGGCTATCTCATTGCCGCACTCCCCGAGCATCCCGTCTCGATCGACGGGCGGACGAACCTGTACGGCAGCGCCCGCGTGACCCGCGCGATGGCGACCTGGAACGGCGAACCGGGCTGGGACGCCGACCCGGACCTCAAATCCGCGCGGCTCGTCATCGCGCCACAGGGCATGATGTTGACCGAGTTGCTGCGTGAACGCTTTGAGGAATGGCAGATGGTTTACGAGGATGCGACGGCTGTGGTTTTCTGTCGTCGGTAGAGAGAGGTGTGAGTTCGGCCGAGGAACGTCACCCTCTCCAACAGAGGG
The DNA window shown above is from Fimbriiglobus ruber and carries:
- a CDS encoding CHAT domain-containing protein; this translates as MLIDFFEYTHRSVPDLKPNHKGEEEKRLVAFIVDRDREVVVVPLGKCEIISKQVEVWRASYGRGYRLGANQADPAVELQKLVWDKLAPQLENLKAPIGAVPVVLVSPDGPLAGFPLQTLKGNDGKILLEHYMFAHVAVPQHLPTLLKNNPRLVGDPKALLVGGIDYDQGPGPKSRGELVRRFVTLPGTLKEIEAVRTTFERAFRSETVELLRGSAADKPSVVKSLPGKQYVLIGTHGFYLEAPKGEPARTGKRDPVVRWLHPETALDQQSGLRSGLIFAGANWSKTVGAGNAFLTALEVGDLDLERTELVVLSACGTGLGQPQAGEGVFGLQRAFALAGARTVIGSLWNVPDEATQLLMIRFHENLWGCERDGKKVAPMGRARALREAQLWLQKQIATDEKFQKRLRSGLVPEDTPVGPDDPVFAFAWAAFTLAGDWR
- a CDS encoding IS1380 family transposase, giving the protein MKPIFRRWFQKGKARIARRLDQTRNPLSPEPVLKARNIHYEVSDKAQAIHCGGIGLIHALGQRFGLAKTIDQKLHLLKFHVPYHESDHVLTLAYNPLCGGTCLQDLELLRNDETFLNALDARRIPDPTTAGDFCRRFLASDVEALIDAINEVRRRVWAEQPESFFDCATIDMDGTLVGTTGPCKDGMDIAYDGTWGYHPLVVSLAETGEVLSIVNRPGNRPSHEGAAREVNRSLVLCLEAGFRTVLLRGDTDFSQTQYLDGWNAIHKTRFLFGYDAVSTLVRKAEELPDHAWRRLTRPARYHVNTQPRRTPENVKARIVTEREYETLRLDAEDIAEFEYRPTACRQKYRMVVIRKNITRAKGEAALFDDVRYFFYITNEREWSADAIVFSANDRCHQENLHAQLKSGVRALRAPVDTLESNWAYMVMTALGWNVKAWWALSLPEPPGRWRDKYRQEKRWVLGLEFRSFVHAFVGLPCQVLRTGRKLVYRLLSWNPHLRVFFRLVETLNC
- a CDS encoding GatB/YqeY domain-containing protein, with amino-acid sequence MSLNDELKARVTAAMKGGDTLTRDTLRTVLGEAQMDALRRKGEITDDSILGVVRKAVAGLKETIPLAKKDGRDTTHQEAELGLLEALLPKVWERDAIATALAALREELRAAKSDGQAIGVAMKALKALGAATNPDDVKAVVSAARA
- a CDS encoding DinB family protein, which codes for MSTDTPKSLREHVLYLLQGGGAHLSFDKAVEGVPPHLRGAKVEPVPHTPWRLLEHLRIAQWDILQFTIDLNHKSPDWPAGYWPNGDAPPDDVAWDRAVEAYRADNQAMQTLVADPATDLFARIPHGDGQTVLREALLVADHAAYHLGQLVVVRRLLGCWPEDA
- a CDS encoding TolB family protein, giving the protein MTPLFLALALVPGADPAQAPDWAQKEAAHLANIKQVTTGFVRAGEGYFSPDGKQVIFQAEEAGTGNPFYQIFVQNLETGAFRKISPGLGRTTCSYFRPDGKRVIFASSHEDPDVKAHQEAEFRQREEDRKKGVRRRYSWDFDKYMKIYEANPDGTDLKCLTPDSKVYTAEGSYSADGKRIVYSSGSAGNVQIYTMNADGTGAKQITTALNCYNGGPFFSPDGTKIVFRSDRKEKDRLQLYVINADGTGERALTNNDKWVYWAPFWYKDGKHIIYTAADHSDETARPNYDLYWMNIDSGKTARVTFAPGQDVLPVFSPDYKKVMWTSSRDGRSPTQLWIADFTPPKDE
- a CDS encoding HNH endonuclease signature motif containing protein, translated to MRPADELPIPCELCLRGFTRRQLTQHHGKPKSKGGTREHVELLCSQCHTMVHATFTNATLAALYPTAEQLRGAPELAPFLKWVRKQPASRRKANKPRRKKV
- a CDS encoding transposase; this encodes MRSAKKPKLCSRQIQDRAAELISPIFRPSSSRKCSAPVLLQVVLTAAANIISLFGACLRLGTISDQTARSELKSRLPKQRKPLEAKLNHALREPLPPNTRRRSRDLAIDYHEIPYHGHGPKNHVRGNKPRSGTTTFFTYATACLIHHGHRYTLAYTWVRAEDSTVEVLQRLLTEVGNSGVRIRKLLLDRGFFSVAVMQFLQERNCPFLMPVVMRGRKPRRGKKSTGWRMFRRKPAGWYRHTHRHKGEEVTVRVCVSYKSYRHHRTNKRRAKTLVFASWRVSGAPRDVRDAYRTRFGIESSYRQLGQARIRTSTRNPILRSFFVGLALLLRNLWVWFQALWFGEDRHPRVQAASKRFQFRWMLAVLAQGNNDNETLSDTRT